The DNA region TGTTGTTCCTGTTGCCCCTGTGGCTCCCGTTGCTCCGGTTGCTCCTGTTGCCCCTGTCGCACCTGTCGCTCCCGTGGCACCCGTCGCTCCTGTGGCACCTGTTGCTCCTGTTGCTCCTGTCGCTCCCGTTGCACCCGTTGCTCCCGTAGCTCCCGTCGCTCCTGTGGCACCTGTTGCTCCCGTCGCTCCCGTCGCTCCTGTGGCACCTGTTGCTCCCGTCGCTCCCGTTGCTCCCGTCGCTCCTGTGGCACCTGTTGCTCCAGTCTCTCCAGTTGCTCCAGCCGGACCCGTCACTCCTGTTGCTCCTGTCGCACCCGTGGCACCAGTTGCTCCTGTAGCACCCGTCGCTCCTGTTGCTCCAGTCTCTCCAGTTGCTCCAGTCGGACCCGTTGCTCCTGTGGCACCTGTTGCTCCCGTTGCTCCAGTCTCTCCAGTTGCTCCAGTCGGACCCGTCGCTCCCGTTGCTCCCGTAGCTCCTGTTGCTCCTGTGGCTCCCGTTGCTCCAGTCTCTCCAGTCTCTCCAGTTGCTCCAGTCGGACCCGTCGCTCCTGTCGCTCCCGTGGCACCTGTGGCACCAGTCTCTCCAGTTGCTCCAGTCTCTCCAGTTGCTCCCGTGGCTCCCGTGGCTCCTGTCGCTCCTGTTGCTCCAGTCGGACCCGTTGCACCTGTTGCTCCCGTAGCTCCTGTTCCTCCTGTTGCCCCCGTTTCTCCTGTTGCCCCTGTTGCTCCGGTTGCTCCCGTTACTCCTGTCGCTCCCGTTGCTCCAGTTTCTCCGGTCGCTCCCGTTGCCCCTGTCGCACCTGTCGCTCCCGTGGCACCCGTCGCTCCTGTGGCACCTGTTGCTCCTGTGGCTCCGGTGGCTCCCGTGGCTCCTGTTGCTCCTGTGCTCCTGTGGCTCCTGTTGGTCCCGTGGCTCCTGTTGCTCCTGTCGCTCCCGTGGCTCCCGTGGCTCCCGTAGCTCCTGTAGCACCTGTGGCTCCTGTAGCACCCGTCGATCCAGTTGCTCCTGTTGCTCCCGTCGCGCCCGTGGCTCCTGTTTCACCCGTGGCACCTGTCGCTCCTGTTGCACCAGTCCCTCCAGTTGCTCCAGTCGGCCCCGTCGCTCCCGTTGCTCCTGTTGCTCCTGTAGCACCTGTGGCTCCTGTAGCACCCGTCGATCCAGTTGCCCCTATAGCTCCTGCCCCTGGCACCGGATCTTCTATTCTTACATTTGCCGATCCCGGGGTTACTTCAATTTCCAAGGTATCAGACAAGAACGTTATCTTCTCCCCAGCCCCAACACTGGCCGCCCCCGTCGTGCCGATAACATTAAAAAGATGCTGTCCGAGACTTAGCCCTCCGTTAGGGCCAGTGGAACCGGTCGGCCCTGGTACACCAACTGGTCCAGGTGCTTTCGTTGGGGGAGCACCCACTTGTAATGGTCTTGTTCGCTCCTTTATCTTTCTTATTTCATGCATATCGATACATCTTAATGCTTGACTTAGATAAAGAAGAGATTTTGCAACTTTCCGCTTAGCTGAGCTTATTTTTTGTTGTTTTGCAAGTTTCTTCGCTACTCGCAGTAACCTCCTGGTTAATTTTATTTTTCTTATCCCCTTTTTCCCCGAGCGTTCCATGTTATTCATGTTGTACTCTTCCTCATTTTTTTCTTAGCTCTCCTGCGTTTTAAACTCACAAGCGCACGACTCAAAATGTTAATGGAATCGACAATATCATTTCTTGCTTGCTTAACTTTTCCGCAATTTAAAAAACGCTCTGCTTTGTATAAACGACAATTAGCATCTTTCAACAATTGGTTAAAACTTCGTCGGCTGGTCATTAATCCTCCCCCATCTAGCTGATTTATTCGGTTAGCCCAGAACTTCCATGTATCATAATAGTCTATGGTTGGGAGGCGAATATCACCACGGTGTTAACCTATATTCAATTTAAAAACACCGTAACGACACTCACACCAGATGTACCAGTAACCAGTTAGGCAATTTCTGAATACATAGCAGTAATTTAGATTAACTCGACCTAGATGGAGGGCATGGAGTGATTACTATAAGCCTGTGCATGATCGTGAAGAACGAAGAAGCTGCCATCGGGCGATGCCTGGAAACGGCGGCTGACCTCGTCGATGAAATTGTGATTGTCGATACCGGTTCGACTGACGACACTAAATCCGTTGTCAGCCGTTTTACCTCGCAGTTTTATACGTTCAACTGGGTCGACGATTTTGCCGCCGCACGGAATTACGCCTTCGAACAGGCGACGATGGATTTTATTCTTTGGCTGGACGCGGATGATGTCATCGAGCCGGCGGACCGGGACAAACTGCGCGAATTAAAGCAAACGCTTGATCCTAACGCGGATTCCGTTACCATGTTGTATCATCTTAGCAAGGACGAGTACGGGAACGTTACGTTCAGTCTGAGGCGTAACCGGCTCGTCCGGCGATCACGGAATTTCCGCTGGATCGGCCCGGTTCATGAATACTTGGAAGTCGGCGGCCATACCGTACACAGCGATATCGCCATTACCCATCTCAGCAAAAATGACGGGAAAGATTCGGATCGCAATTTAAAAATATATGAACGCCGCCTGTCCGTAGAAGAAGAACTCACTCCCAGGGATATCTATTATTATGCTAACGAACTAAAGGATCACGGGTTTCACCGCAAAGCAATCCGGTATTATGAGACGTTCTTGAACGGAGGCAAGGGCTGGATCGAAGATAATATTTCAGCCTGCGGCAAGCTGGCCGACTGTTACCATGCCTTGGGGGACCGCCAA from Paenibacillus macerans includes:
- a CDS encoding tetratricopeptide repeat-containing glycosyltransferase family 2 protein: MITISLCMIVKNEEAAIGRCLETAADLVDEIVIVDTGSTDDTKSVVSRFTSQFYTFNWVDDFAAARNYAFEQATMDFILWLDADDVIEPADRDKLRELKQTLDPNADSVTMLYHLSKDEYGNVTFSLRRNRLVRRSRNFRWIGPVHEYLEVGGHTVHSDIAITHLSKNDGKDSDRNLKIYERRLSVEEELTPRDIYYYANELKDHGFHRKAIRYYETFLNGGKGWIEDNISACGKLADCYHALGDRQSELEATLRSLQYDHPRAEFCCRLGYHFLNEQNYKAAIFWYRSAIQAKPEDDHLGFANPAFWTWLPHLQLSVCYDRIGKYELASQHNELALHYRPEDPRMLKNREYFRTRLEQPLEAAAGGMSS